Proteins encoded by one window of Collimonas fungivorans:
- a CDS encoding response regulator transcription factor → MRILLAEDDSVLADGLTRSLRQSGYATDCVMNGMEADSALSTQDFDLLILDLGLPKMTGLEVLRRLRARNSRLPVLILTAADSLEQRVKGLDLGADDYMAKPFELSELEARVRALTRRGAGGGPTVIKHGPLSYDQVGRIAYINEQMLDLSARELGLLEVLLQRTGRLVSKEQLVDHLCEWGEEVSNNAIEVYVHRLRKKIEVGGVRIATVRGLGYCLEKISEPQAAAAGPAASSASLSPLDASSRR, encoded by the coding sequence ATGCGCATCCTGCTTGCCGAAGACGACAGTGTTCTAGCCGATGGACTGACGCGTTCGCTGCGCCAGTCGGGTTATGCCACCGACTGCGTGATGAACGGCATGGAAGCGGATTCGGCCCTCTCGACCCAGGATTTCGACCTGCTGATCCTGGACCTGGGCCTGCCCAAGATGACCGGCCTGGAGGTGTTGCGCCGCCTGCGCGCCAGGAATTCGCGGCTGCCGGTGCTGATCCTGACCGCCGCAGATTCCCTGGAGCAACGAGTCAAGGGCCTGGACCTGGGCGCCGACGACTACATGGCCAAGCCGTTCGAACTGTCGGAACTGGAGGCGCGGGTGCGCGCCCTGACCCGGCGCGGCGCCGGCGGTGGCCCTACCGTCATCAAGCACGGTCCGCTGAGTTACGACCAGGTCGGACGCATCGCCTATATCAATGAGCAGATGCTGGACCTGTCGGCGCGCGAACTGGGTTTGCTGGAAGTATTGCTGCAGCGTACCGGCCGCCTGGTTTCCAAGGAACAGCTGGTCGACCACCTGTGCGAATGGGGCGAAGAAGTCAGCAACAACGCCATCGAGGTGTATGTGCATCGCTTGCGCAAGAAAATCGAAGTCGGCGGCGTGCGGATCGCCACGGTGCGCGGCCTCGGTTATTGCCTGGAAAAAATCAGCGAGCCGCAAGCCGCTGCCGCAGGTCCGGCAGCTTCCTCTGCTTCGCTCTCGCCGCTCGACGCCTCCAGCCGCCGCTGA